In Calidithermus timidus DSM 17022, the following are encoded in one genomic region:
- the aat gene encoding leucyl/phenylalanyl-tRNA--protein transferase, with amino-acid sequence MASILQLYAQGYFLMDNGDGLQWYSSRRHALIPLDERFHVPRSLRRALNSGVFEIRINHDFAGVVEGCASAHRRETWISDELRQIYAALHQAGHAHSFETWYEGRLAGGVLGVTIGGAFIGESMFYYVPEASKVAMVRLVEHLRRRGFALFDAQVQNPHLERFGAYEVSEGEYRRRLRQAVNLKARFA; translated from the coding sequence GTGGCTTCGATTCTCCAACTCTACGCCCAGGGCTACTTCCTGATGGACAACGGCGACGGGCTACAGTGGTACTCCTCCCGCCGTCACGCGCTGATCCCGCTGGACGAGCGCTTCCACGTGCCCCGCAGCCTGCGCCGCGCGCTCAACTCGGGGGTCTTCGAGATTCGGATCAACCACGACTTCGCCGGGGTGGTCGAAGGCTGCGCCAGCGCACACCGGCGTGAGACCTGGATCTCCGACGAGCTGCGCCAGATCTACGCAGCCCTGCACCAAGCAGGCCACGCCCACAGCTTCGAGACCTGGTACGAGGGGCGGCTGGCCGGGGGTGTCCTGGGCGTCACCATTGGGGGAGCCTTCATCGGGGAGAGTATGTTCTACTACGTGCCCGAGGCCTCCAAGGTGGCGATGGTGCGCCTGGTGGAGCACCTGCGCAGGCGGGGCTTCGCGCTCTTCGACGCCCAGGTGCAGAACCCGCACCTCGAGCGCTTCGGGGCCTACGAGGTTTCCGAGGGGGAGTACCGGCGGCGGCTGCGCCAGGCGGTGAATCTGAAGGCGCGCTTCGCCTGA
- a CDS encoding S10 family peptidase → MPEESKPADAKPAPQDNLVISRHSVGIGDQKVSYTATCGTIVLKEESEKEGTSEGEKPKASVFFIAYTRDDVPDKSRRPVTFSFNGGPGSSSVWLHLGLLGPRRVLMDDVGNPLPPPYRLVDNEHSLLDVSDLVFIDPVGTGYSRMVPGEKTKEYHGYKRDVESVGEFIRLYTSRYGRWTSPKFLIGESYGTTRAAGLSGYLQERHGMYLNGIMLISSILDFATARFAPGHDLPHVLFLPTYAATAWYHKKLSPELQKKPLHAFLEEVEAFAGGEYLRALFKGSALPEAEREGVLEKLSRYSGLSREYLEQTNLRINIYRFCKELLRSERKTVGRLDSRFTGHDRDAAGEHSEYDPSYATIQGPYTATFNQYVREELGFESDLPYEVLTGLYQDWSYKEYENQYLNVAETLRKAMNLNPYLKVFVGSGYYDLATPYFATDYTFAHLGLEPHLQANIQTRYYAAGHMMYVHRPSLEQMKQDLAAFVAAAAPGTASSSKGKPRP, encoded by the coding sequence ATGCCCGAGGAAAGCAAGCCCGCCGACGCCAAACCTGCACCCCAGGACAACCTCGTCATCAGCCGACACAGCGTCGGCATCGGTGATCAGAAGGTGAGCTACACCGCCACCTGCGGGACCATCGTGCTGAAGGAGGAGAGCGAGAAGGAGGGCACCAGCGAGGGCGAGAAGCCCAAGGCCAGCGTTTTCTTCATCGCCTACACCCGCGACGACGTGCCCGACAAGAGCCGCCGCCCCGTCACCTTCTCCTTCAACGGGGGACCGGGCTCCTCGTCGGTGTGGCTGCACCTGGGCCTGCTGGGCCCCCGGCGGGTGCTGATGGACGATGTCGGCAACCCACTCCCCCCACCCTACCGCTTAGTAGACAACGAACACTCCCTGCTCGACGTGAGCGACCTGGTGTTCATCGACCCGGTGGGCACGGGCTACAGCCGCATGGTGCCCGGCGAGAAGACCAAGGAGTACCACGGCTACAAGCGCGACGTCGAGAGCGTGGGCGAGTTCATCCGGCTCTACACCAGCCGCTACGGGCGCTGGACGAGCCCCAAGTTCCTCATCGGCGAGTCCTACGGCACCACCCGCGCCGCCGGACTCAGCGGCTACCTGCAGGAGCGCCACGGCATGTACCTCAACGGGATCATGCTCATCAGCAGCATCCTCGACTTCGCCACCGCCCGCTTCGCCCCCGGTCACGACCTACCCCACGTGCTCTTCCTGCCCACCTACGCCGCCACCGCGTGGTATCACAAGAAGTTGTCACCCGAGCTACAGAAGAAGCCCCTGCACGCTTTCCTGGAGGAGGTAGAGGCCTTCGCCGGTGGCGAGTACCTGAGAGCGCTGTTCAAGGGCAGCGCACTCCCCGAGGCCGAGCGCGAGGGGGTGCTCGAGAAGCTCTCGCGCTACAGCGGGCTATCGCGGGAGTACCTCGAGCAAACCAATCTACGCATCAACATCTACCGCTTCTGCAAGGAGTTGCTGCGCTCCGAGCGCAAGACGGTGGGTCGGCTGGATTCCCGCTTCACCGGGCACGACCGCGACGCGGCGGGCGAACACAGCGAGTACGACCCCAGCTACGCCACCATCCAGGGGCCCTATACCGCCACCTTCAACCAGTACGTGCGCGAGGAGCTGGGTTTCGAGAGCGACCTGCCCTATGAGGTGCTCACCGGGCTCTACCAGGACTGGAGCTACAAGGAGTACGAAAACCAGTACCTCAACGTAGCCGAGACCCTGCGCAAGGCCATGAACCTCAACCCCTACCTCAAGGTCTTTGTGGGCTCGGGCTATTACGACCTGGCCACGCCCTACTTTGCCACCGACTACACCTTCGCCCACCTGGGCTTAGAGCCCCACCTCCAGGCCAATATCCAGACCCGCTACTACGCGGCGGGCCACATGATGTATGTGCACCGGCCCAGCCTCGAGCAGATGAAGCAGGACCTCGCGGCCTTCGTGGCGGCAGCCGCGCCGGGCACGGCAAGCTCGAGTAAGGGCAAACCCCGGCCCTAA
- a CDS encoding enoyl-CoA hydratase/isomerase family protein, producing the protein MVTSSDQDSIRILTLSDPERRNPLSPAMVTGLLEALEQAEKDSNVRAVVLTGAGQAFSAGADLEFLKSVTQMGAEANLAHSRELMRLFHRLYTFPKPTVAAVNGPAVAGGAGLATACDLVVMNEQARIGYTEVKIGFVAALVGVILIRSVGEKHARELLLTGKLVGAQEAFRMGLVNKVVPAEGVLEEALAFAREISANAPASVSLTKELLNALPGMGLEDGLRLASIANAWVRETGDLAEGIAAFFEKRAPRFG; encoded by the coding sequence ATGGTAACGAGCAGCGATCAAGATTCCATCCGAATCCTCACCCTCTCCGACCCCGAGCGACGCAACCCCCTCTCCCCTGCCATGGTCACCGGCCTGCTGGAAGCCCTGGAGCAGGCCGAAAAGGACAGCAACGTGCGCGCGGTCGTGCTCACCGGCGCGGGCCAGGCCTTCAGCGCGGGAGCCGACCTCGAGTTTCTCAAGAGCGTCACTCAGATGGGCGCCGAGGCCAACCTGGCCCACTCCCGCGAGCTGATGCGCCTCTTCCACCGCCTCTACACCTTCCCCAAGCCCACCGTGGCCGCCGTCAACGGCCCCGCCGTGGCCGGGGGCGCAGGCCTGGCGACGGCCTGCGACCTGGTGGTGATGAACGAGCAGGCCCGCATCGGCTACACCGAGGTCAAGATCGGCTTCGTGGCCGCGCTGGTGGGCGTGATCCTCATCCGCTCGGTGGGTGAGAAGCACGCGCGCGAACTGCTGCTCACCGGCAAGCTGGTCGGCGCGCAGGAAGCCTTCCGCATGGGCCTGGTCAACAAGGTGGTGCCCGCGGAGGGGGTGCTCGAGGAAGCCCTGGCCTTCGCCCGCGAGATCAGCGCCAACGCGCCCGCCTCGGTCTCGCTGACCAAGGAGCTGCTCAACGCGCTACCGGGGATGGGGCTCGAGGACGGCCTGCGCCTGGCCTCTATCGCCAACGCCTGGGTGCGCGAGACGGGCGACCTGGCCGAGGGCATCGCGGCCTTCTTCGAGAAGCGAGCGCCGCGCTTTGGCTAA
- the infC gene encoding translation initiation factor IF-3: MRDVPINERIRVRQVRLIDENGTQVGIVDTREALQMAREREYDLVLVSPTAVPPVARLLDYGKWRYEQQQAEKEARKKAKRTEVKSIKLRPKIDTHDYNVKVGHVRRFLEEGHKVKITIMFRGREMAHPELGYKLLERVAKDLEGIGFVEMRPEMLGRDMNMVMAPGSKPSPQPQAQASNPNPHS, translated from the coding sequence ATAAGGGACGTTCCAATCAACGAGCGAATTCGAGTGCGGCAGGTTCGTCTGATCGACGAAAACGGTACGCAGGTGGGCATCGTAGACACCCGCGAGGCCCTGCAGATGGCCCGGGAGCGCGAGTACGACCTGGTGCTGGTTTCGCCCACGGCGGTGCCGCCGGTAGCCCGGCTCTTGGACTACGGCAAGTGGCGTTACGAGCAGCAGCAAGCCGAAAAGGAAGCCCGCAAGAAGGCCAAGCGCACCGAGGTCAAGAGCATCAAGCTGCGCCCCAAGATTGACACCCACGACTACAACGTGAAGGTCGGGCACGTGCGGCGCTTTCTCGAGGAAGGCCACAAGGTCAAGATCACCATCATGTTCCGCGGTCGCGAGATGGCCCACCCCGAGTTGGGTTACAAGCTCCTGGAGCGGGTCGCCAAAGACCTGGAGGGCATTGGTTTCGTGGAGATGCGTCCGGAGATGCTGGGTCGCGACATGAACATGGTCATGGCCCCAGGCTCCAAGCCCTCGCCACAGCCCCAGGCCCAAGCTTCCAATCCCAACCCCCACAGCTAA
- the rpmI gene encoding 50S ribosomal protein L35: MPKMKTHKGAKGRVKVTATGKVIAKKPGKRHLNYHKSGSSIRTKGRSFTLAKSEARRMIELLRGEG, from the coding sequence ATGCCGAAGATGAAGACCCACAAGGGCGCCAAGGGCCGCGTCAAGGTCACGGCCACTGGCAAGGTGATTGCCAAGAAGCCCGGCAAGCGCCACCTCAACTACCACAAATCCGGTTCCTCCATCCGCACCAAGGGCCGTAGCTTTACCCTGGCCAAGAGTGAAGCTCGCCGCATGATCGAACTGCTGAGGGGTGAGGGCTAA
- the rplT gene encoding 50S ribosomal protein L20: MPRAKTGVVRRRKHKKILKLAKGFWGLRSKSVRKARETLFSGAMRSFNDRRERKGDMRRLWIVRINAAARQHGLSYSVFMGGLKKAGIELDRKILADLAVRNPEAFAALVEKAKA, from the coding sequence ATGCCGCGCGCCAAGACCGGTGTTGTCCGCCGTCGCAAGCACAAGAAGATCCTGAAGCTGGCCAAGGGCTTCTGGGGCTTGCGCTCCAAGAGTGTTCGCAAGGCCCGCGAGACCTTGTTCAGCGGGGCCATGCGCTCCTTCAACGACCGCCGCGAGCGCAAGGGCGACATGCGCCGCCTGTGGATCGTGCGCATCAACGCCGCTGCCCGCCAGCACGGCCTGAGCTACTCGGTGTTCATGGGTGGCCTCAAGAAGGCCGGCATCGAGCTCGACCGCAAGATCCTGGCCGACCTCGCCGTGCGCAACCCCGAGGCCTTCGCCGCCTTGGTCGAGAAAGCTAAAGCCTGA